A single window of Labeo rohita strain BAU-BD-2019 chromosome 4, IGBB_LRoh.1.0, whole genome shotgun sequence DNA harbors:
- the ing3 gene encoding inhibitor of growth protein 3 isoform X1, which produces MLYLEDYLEMIEQLPMDLRDRFTEMREMDLQVQNAMDQLEQRVNEFFTNAKKNKPEWREEQMEIIKKDYYKALEDADEKVQLANQIYDLVDRHLRKLDQELAKFKMELEADNAGITEILERRSLEMDSPSQPVNNHHVHSHTTVEKRKYSTPAHHTTEHVPEKKFKSEALLSTLTSDASKENTPGCRVNSTSSSNSVYNVNSSQSLSSYNLSPLPAGPAAGAGAISMAAAQAVQATAQMKEGRRTSSLKASYEAVKNNDFLGREFALSRDTSSYSSSALASTLTQPLTSNNSSDSRTGRKTKGNTKSSNHQSSSSSSSSSLSSCSSSSALAHELVQTTVTETDTSSQVDWTYDPNEPRYCICNQVSYGEMVGCDNQDCPIEWFHYGCVGLTEAPKGKWYCPQCTAAMKRRGSRHK; this is translated from the exons ATGCGATGGATCAGCTAGAGCAGCGGGTTAATGAGTTCTTTACTAACGCCAAGAAGAACAAGCCTGAATGGAGGGAAGAACAGatggaaattattaaaaag GACTACTATAAAGCTTTAGAAGATGCGGATGAAAAGGTCCAATTAGCCAATCAAATTTATGATCTG GTTGATAGACATTTGCGGAAGTTGGATCAGGAGTTGGCGAAGTTCAAAATGGAGTTGGAGGCAGATAACGCAGGCATTACAGAAATCCTGGAGAGAC GGTCACTGGAGATGGACAGCCCCTCCCAGCCTGTCAATAACCACCATGTacattcacacaccactgtggaGA AGAGGAAGTATAGCACGCCAGCCCACCACACTACTGAACACGTACCAGAAAAGAAGTTTAAGTCCGAGGCCCTTCTCTCCACACTCACGTCAGACGCCTCTAAAGAAAACACACCGG GCTGCAGAGTAAACAGCACGTCCTCTTCTAACAGCGTGTATAACGTAAACTCCTCCCAGTCGCTTTCCTCGTACAACCTGAGCCCACTTCCTGCCGGGCCCGCTGCAGGGGCGGGGGCCATTTCCATGGCAGCAGCTCAGGCAGTGCAAGCCACCGCACAG ATGAAAGAGGGCAGGAGAACAAGCAGTCTCAAGGCCAGTTATGAAGCGGTCAAGAACAATGATTTCTTGGGCCGGGAGTTTGCTCTGAGCCGGGACACTAGCAGTTACTCTTCTTCAGCGCTGGCTAGCACACTCACACAGCCCCTCACGTCCAACAACAGCTCGGACTCTCGCACGGGACGTAAGACCAA AGGCAACACTAAGTCTTCCAACCACCAGTCCTCttcatcctcctcttcctcttcactGTCATCCTGCTCGTCATCATCAGCATTGGCTCATGAGCTGGTACAGACCACCGTCACAGAAACGGACACCAGCAGTCAGGTGGATTGGACCTACGATCCCAACGAACCCAGATACTGCATCTGCAACCAG GTGTCATACGGAGAGATGGTCGGCTGCGATAACCAAGAT TGTCCGATTGAGTGGTTCCACTACGGCTGCGTAGGTTTGACCGAGGCACCCAAAGGGAAGTGGTACTGCCCGCAGTGTACGGCGGCCATGAAGAGGAGGGGAAGCCGGCACAAATAA
- the ing3 gene encoding inhibitor of growth protein 3 isoform X2 codes for MLYLEDYLEMIEQLPMDLRDRFTEMREMDLQVQNAMDQLEQRVNEFFTNAKKNKPEWREEQMEIIKKDYYKALEDADEKVQLANQIYDLVDRHLRKLDQELAKFKMELEADNAGITEILERRSLEMDSPSQPVNNHHVHSHTTVEKRKYSTPAHHTTEHVPEKKFKSEALLSTLTSDASKENTPGCRVNSTSSSNSVYNVNSSQSLSSYNLSPLPAGPAAGAGAISMATARTLARDVRPKATLSLPTTSPLHPPLPLHCHPARHHQHWLMSWYRPPSQKRTPAVRWIGPTIPTNPDTASATRCHTERWSAAITKIVRLSGSTTAA; via the exons ATGCGATGGATCAGCTAGAGCAGCGGGTTAATGAGTTCTTTACTAACGCCAAGAAGAACAAGCCTGAATGGAGGGAAGAACAGatggaaattattaaaaag GACTACTATAAAGCTTTAGAAGATGCGGATGAAAAGGTCCAATTAGCCAATCAAATTTATGATCTG GTTGATAGACATTTGCGGAAGTTGGATCAGGAGTTGGCGAAGTTCAAAATGGAGTTGGAGGCAGATAACGCAGGCATTACAGAAATCCTGGAGAGAC GGTCACTGGAGATGGACAGCCCCTCCCAGCCTGTCAATAACCACCATGTacattcacacaccactgtggaGA AGAGGAAGTATAGCACGCCAGCCCACCACACTACTGAACACGTACCAGAAAAGAAGTTTAAGTCCGAGGCCCTTCTCTCCACACTCACGTCAGACGCCTCTAAAGAAAACACACCGG GCTGCAGAGTAAACAGCACGTCCTCTTCTAACAGCGTGTATAACGTAAACTCCTCCCAGTCGCTTTCCTCGTACAACCTGAGCCCACTTCCTGCCGGGCCCGCTGCAGGGGCGGGGGCCATTTCCATGG CAACAGCTCGGACTCTCGCACGGGACGTAAGACCAA AGGCAACACTAAGTCTTCCAACCACCAGTCCTCttcatcctcctcttcctcttcactGTCATCCTGCTCGTCATCATCAGCATTGGCTCATGAGCTGGTACAGACCACCGTCACAGAAACGGACACCAGCAGTCAGGTGGATTGGACCTACGATCCCAACGAACCCAGATACTGCATCTGCAACCAG GTGTCATACGGAGAGATGGTCGGCTGCGATAACCAAGAT TGTCCGATTGAGTGGTTCCACTACGGCTGCGTAG